The sequence below is a genomic window from Cryobacterium arcticum.
AGAGCACCTCGGCGAGCACCGTGACAGCCTCGTCGAGCGGCAACTCCGCCAGGGTGGTGAGTTCACCCCGCCTGGCGTAGCGGCGCGGGTAGTGGCTGAGGAGGTCGCCGACCGTGGTCATGCCGAAGGCCTTGGCCAACGCCGTCGCCGGGGCGGCGCCGAGCACCCCGCGCAGTCCGGAGTCGAGGGTGAGGGTGCCGGCAGCGTCGTCGGCGGGCTCCCCGTGCGGGGTGGCGGCGGCATCCGGACCGGTCATACTTCGATGCTAAAGGTCGCCACCGACACCCGCCGTCGATGCCGAAGGATGTGGACAGCGCCCGGCGGCTAGGCTCGAAGACAAATGACGCGAATCATCGCCGGGTTCGCCGGCTCCCTCACCCTCACCGTGCCGGCCAAGGGCACCCGGCCCACCAGCGACCAGGTGCGGGAGGCGCTGTTCTCCGCACTCGAGGCGCGCGACGCCGTGCGCGACTACCGGGTGCTCGATCTGTACGCCGGCTCTGGCGCCCTCGGCCTCGAGGCCGCCAGCCGCGGCGCCCGGGTGGTCACCCTGGTCGAGAACGGTTTCGCGGCCAGCCAGACCTGCCGTAAGAACGCCCAGGCGGTGCAGAAGGCCGCCCCCAAGAACTCCGCGCTGCGCATCTCGGTGTCGAGCCAGGCCGTCCAGTCATTCCTGGCCGGCACGCCGGACGGTTTCGACCTGGTCTTGATCGACCCGCCGTACGACCTCCCCGACACCGAACTGGCGGCCAACCTCGCCGCCCTGGTGCCGCTGCTGGATCCCGATGCCCTCGTCGTGGTGGAACGGTCCTCGCGCTCCCCCGAACCCACCTGGGGCCCCGGTCTCGAACTGGTGCGCCGCAAGGACTACGGCGACACCACCCTCTGGTACGCCGACGTCGCGGTTCCCGCCTGACCAACCCCCCGAAGAGGGCTGGTCAGCGCTGGTTTTAAGGCCTAACGTATGGTGTGTGGACAGCTTCGTCCGCCACATCCGAAAGGTCGAGCCCGTGCGCGTAGCTGTGGTCTGTGCGAGCCATTACGGTGCCACCCGGGGCATCGCCGAGCGGATTGCCGCTGAGCTCGCCCTGGCGGGGCTCACCGTGCGGGTCTACGACGCGGCCGAACCCCCGCATGCCGAGGACGTGGCCGGAGTCGACGCCTTCGTGATCGGCAGCGCCGTGTACATGGGGCACTGGCTCCGGGATGCCACGACGTTCGTGCGCCGCTACCAGCCCACCCTGCTCGAGCACCCGGTCTGGCTGTTCAGCAGCGGCCCGCTGGGCACTCCGGCGACGGATGCCGAGGCCACCGACATCCTGGCCGACACGGTGCCGGCGGAAATCATCGATTTCGACAGCACAGTGCGCCCCGTTGGCCACCGGGTCTTCTTCGGTGCGATCGACCCGGACTCCCTGAGCCTGGCGCACCGCACCATCCGCCGGTTTCCGGGAGCCGCGGAGAAGATCCCGGCCGGGGACTTCCGCGACTGGCCGCAGGTCGAGGCCTGGGCTCGTGAGATCGCCCGCAGCCTGGTCAAGCCTGCCGCGTAGGGGTCCGATCGGCCTCTGGTCCTAGCCCGCCTGGCCGTCCCATCCCCGGTAGGGATCCCAGCCGCCCTGCGTGTGCGGTTCGCCGTCGACGAGCACGATGCCGGCCTCTGCCGTCACGGCGCCCAGACGCCGGAAACCCTCGGGCAGGGAACTGTGCGGCGGGAAGGTGGCGAGCAGGCCGTGGTCCTCGCCGCCGCCCAGCGCCAGCTCCCGGTTGTCGCCGAGTGCGGTTGAGTCGAAATCGATGCCCACACCGCTTGCCCGCGCCAACCGGCCCGCATCGATCGCCAGGCCGTCGGAGACGTCGAGCATCGCGGTCGCCCCGGCCGCGGCCGCAACGGGCCCCAGGTTGATCGGGGGAACCGGAGCCAGTTGGGCGGCGACGAGGGCGCCGTGCCGGTCCTTGAGCAGGTCGGCCTGCTCCCGGCTCGGCACTCCCTGCTCGTCGACGCCGAAGCGGAACAGCAGTCCAAGTCCGATGCCGGCGTCGCCGAGTCGCCCGGCGTGCGCCACGACGTCGCCCGGCCTGGCCCCCGAGCGCAGCACGGGCGGGCGGCCCTCGAGGTCGCCGAACGCCGTGATCGAGAGGGTGAGCGCGTCGGCGGCGGAGAGGTCGCCTCCGACGACTCCGCAGCCCGGCGCGAGAGCCTCACAGCCGTCGCGGAGTCCGTCGGCGATACCGAGGATCACCGAGATGGGCGTGGACGGCGGGGCGGCGATCGCCACGACGAGCGCCGTCGGGCGGGCCCCCATGGCGGCGACGTCGGAGAGGTTCGTCGCGGCGGCCTTCCAGCCCAGGTCGTGCGGGGTGGACCAGGCCAGCCGGAAGTCGGGCCCCTGGATCATCATGTCGCAGGTCACCACGAACCGGCCGTCCGCGGCGCTGAGCACCGCCGCGTCGTCGCCGGGGCCGAGCAGCTCGGTGTCCGCCTGCGGCAGCCGGGGGAAGATGCGCGCGAGAACCTCGCCCTCGCTCAGGTCGGCCAGGGTGTCCTCCGTCGCCCAGGAGGGCACGGCTGCGGCATTCGTCATACTTCAAACGGTAACCTGAATGCGATGACTCCCCCGTTCACGCCCATGTCCCCGGCAGCGCATTCGGCAGCGCATTCGGCACCGCACCCGGCCCGGCCCCTGACGCCCGGCCAGTCCGCCGGCCGCCCCCGGCGCATCCGCCTGCGCACGGCCTGCGCCGGGGTTGTCGCGCTCGGCGCGATCCTGCTCACCGGCTGCTCGGCCGCCGTTCCCATGCAGCCGGCCGCGGATGCCGTGAACCCGGCCTGCGCCGACATCATCGTGCGACTGCCCACCACTGTGGCCGACCAGCCCGAGCGTGAGACCAATGCCCAGGCCACGGGCGCCTGGGGCGACCCGGCGGCTGTGCTGCTCACCTGCGGTGTCGCTGTGCCGGGTCCCACGACGTTGCCCTGCGTGAGCATCAACGGCATCGACTGGATCGAGGACGATTCGGACAAGCCCCGCTACCGGTACACGACCTATGGGCGCGACCCGGCCACGGAGGTCTACATCGACTCCGAGCTGGTGAGCGGCTCGACCACCCTGGTGGATCTCGCCTCCGCCATTGCGAACGTTCCCGCGACCACGCAGTGCGTGGGCGCCGACGACGTGACGCTGCCGGGCAACACTCCCTGACCATGACGGCCTGGCTGCTCCTGGCTGGAGCGATCGCGAGCGAGGTCGCAGCGTCGCTGTCACTCAAGGGCGCTCTGGACCAGCCGGCCTGGTACGTGCTCGTCGTCGCCGGCTACGCCTGCTCCTTCGCGCTGCTGGCTGCCGTGCTGCGCTTGGGCTTCCCGCTCGGGGTGGCCTACGGCATCTGGGGTGCCGTTGGCGTCGCGGCGACGGCTTTGCTGGCGGCCGTGATCTTCGGCGAAGCGCTCACACCCCTGATGCTGGCCGGGATGGCGCTGATCATCTGCGGCGTCCTGTGCGTGGAACTGGGCTCGCAGCAGGCCGGGCGCCGGGCGGCAGCGAGAGGGGCCCAGGCCGGCCACCCGCCGGTGCCGCCCGAGGCGGCGCCATGATGGGCTGGCTGTTCCTTGCCGGGGCGATCCTCACCGAGGTCACGGCCACCCTCTCGCTGCGCGCCGCCGTGCATGGCCGGCGCGCCTGGTACCTCGTCGTGGCGCTCGGGTACCTCGCGGCGTTCTCCCTGCTCTCGCTGGCCCTGGGCGCGGGTCTGCCCCTCGGCGTCGCATACGGGGTCTGGGCCGCCGTGGGCGTGGCCCTGACGGCCCTGGCCAGCAAGGTGCTCTTCGGTGAGCCGCTCACCTGGCTGATGGCCGCAGGAATGGCCCTCATCATGGGTGGCGTGCTGCTCGTGGAGCTGGGCGCGGCGCCCTAGCGTTGTACACCCGCCGGAGCCCGCCGAAGCCCGCAGGAGCCGGTGCCGCCCAGTCGGGCGGCACCGGCGACTACTCGGCTGTTGCGGCGGCCGGCTCGGGGCGCCGACGACGGGCCGACCGGGCCAGGGCCACCTCGATGAGCTCGTCGATCAGCTGCGGGTAGGTGTAGCCGCTGGCCAGCCAGCAGCTGGGGAACATCGAGATCGGTGTGAACCCGGGCATGGTGTTGATCTCGTTGATCACCCAGCCCTGCTCCGTGAGGAAGAAGTCCACCCGGGCGAGGCCGTCGGCGTCGATGGCTTCGAAGGCCCGCACGGCGATCCGCTGCATCTCGGCCAGGTCGTCGGCCGGCAGCACCGCCGGGCAGACCAGGTCGATACCGGCGGCATCCAGGTACTTGGCGGCGAAGTCGTAGAAGTCACGGCCGGTGACCACGACCTCTCCGGCGACGGACGCGTGGGTGGGCTCGCCGGGGCGGCCCTGCAGCACGGCGACCTCGAGTTCGCGGCCCACCAGGCCCACCTCGATGAGCACCTTGTCGTCTTCGGCCAGCGCAACGGCCATGGCCTCGGCCAGCTGGTCGGGGCTGGACACCCGGCTCACACCCACGCTCGAGCCGGCCCTGGCGGGCTTCACGAAGGCGGGCAGGCCCAGTTCCTCGAGTGCCGCATAGGCCATACCGGGCGCTTCGGCCCAGTCGTCGGCGGTGATGGTGCGCCACGGCGCAACGGCCAGCGACGCGTGCTGGAGCACGGTCTTGGTGTAGTGCTTGTCCATGCCCAGAGCCGAGGCGAGCACGCCGGAGCCGACGAACGGCAAGTCGACGAGCTCGAGCATGCCCTGCACGGTGCCGTCCTCGCCGTACGGGCCGTGCAGGATCGGGAAGACCAGGTCGACGGTTCCGAGGCTGCGGCGCCCCGAGGCGTCCACGATGCTGAGTTCCCGGTTGCCCGCGCTGTCGGGCCAGAGCACCCGGGTGCCATTGTCGGTCACCTCGGGCAGGGCCGATGCGGTCAGCGCGAATTTCTCCGGGTCGTCGTCTTCGAGCACGAAGGCACCGTCACGCGTGATGCCCACCGGGATGACGGTGTAGCGGTCACGGTCAATTGCGGCCAGCACCCCGCCCGCTGTGGCGCAGCTGATCGAATGTTCGCTTGACCGCCCCCCAAACAGCAGCGCTACCGTGAGTTTGTCCGTCATCAATGGTCCTTTCACCCTGCGGTGCGCCGGAGTCCGTCGTGAGGTGCGGCGCAATATCCCGCGGCTTCAGCGTACCGGCCAGCACCTGGCGCACCTGTTCGACGATGGGCATGTCGACGCCCTTGGCCCGGGCGAGTTCGAGGATCGGGCTGACCGAGGCGAGCCCTTCCGTGGTCTGCTGCATCTGGGCGATGACGTCGTTGTAGCTGTAGCCCTGGCCCAGCAGGCGACCCGCGGTGTTGTTGCGGGACAGCGGGGACTGGCAGGTGGCGATGAGGTCGCCCAGGCCGGCCAGACCAGCGAGGGTCTCGGGTTGCGCCCCGTACGCCACCGCGAAGTCGGTCATCTCCACGAGCCCGCGGGTGATGATCGACGCCTTGGTGTTCTCGCCGTAGCCGACGCCGTCGACGATGCCGATCGCCACGGCGATGAGGTTCTTGAGCACGCCGCCGAACTCGGTGCCGATGACATCCGTGTTGACGTAGGAGCGGAAGTACTTGGTGGTGGCCAGCAGGGCCACGGCGTGTGCGGTCTCCAGGCTGGACGAGGAGACCACGGCGGCGGTCGGCTGCTCCTTGGCGATCTCCAGGGCCAGGTTCGGCCCGGAGATGGCCGCGATGCGGGCCGGGTCGATGGGCAGGACCTGCTCGATGATCTCACTCATCCGCAGCCCGGACGCCCGCTCGACGCCCTTCATGAGCGACACGATGGTGGCGGTGGGCGCCAGGAACGGTTCGGCCTGGATGAGGTTCTCACGCAGGGACTGGCTCGGCACCGAGACGAAGACGTGTTCGGCTCCCGCCAGCGCCAGGTCGAGCCTGGACGTGGCGCGCAACCCGACCGGCAGGTTGATGCCCGGCAGGTAGTCGCTGTTGCGACGGCCCTCGGTGATCTCCCGGGCCAGCTCAGGGCGGCGGGCCCAGAGAACGACGTCGGCGCCGCCGTCGGTGAGGATCTTGGCAAAGGTGGTGCCCCAGCTTCCCGCGCCGAGGACGGCTACCCGGGTTCCTGGCTGGACTCTAGGCTTCAAAGCGGCCGGTCTCTTTCTGGTCGTGCTCGGACGGGTTCCAGCGCTTGACCGGCGCCTTCTCCTGGCGGAGGTCCTCGAGCAGGGCGGTGATGGCATCCATCACCACGGCGGTCGCTTCGTTCAGCGTTGCCGTGTCGAGGTTGCGGCCGCGGAATTCGGCCAGGTCGAGCGGGTCGCCGATCTTGACGAGGATGGTCTTGCGCGGGAACAGGTGCAGCTTGTTGGAGTAGCGCTCCATGAGCTGCTGGGTGCCCCAGTGCGCTGCGGGGACGATGGGGATGCCCTGCTCGAGCGCGATGCGCACGGCGCCGCTCTTGCCGCGCATGGGCCACAGTTCCGGGTCACGGGTGAGCGACCCTTCCGGGTACACCACCACCATCTGGCCGCGTTCGACGAGGCGTCTGGCCGCCTTGACGGGTTCGCTGCCGCGCACGGATCCGCCGCGCTGTACGGGGATCTGGCCCGACTTCGTCAGGAGCCAGCCGGCAACGGGCAGCTTGAACAGCGACGCCTTGGCCAGGAAGCGGGGAAGGCGGCCGAGCTTCCAGCTCACCATGCCCATGACGATCGGGTCGATCTCGCTGTAGTGGTTGGGCGAGAAGACGAACGCGCCCTGCCGGGGGAACTTGTGTCCGTCGGTGATCTTGTAGCGGGCCGCCACGTTCATCGCCGGAACGACGATGGCGGCGAGCAGCCAGAAGATCGACGGTTTGCTCTTCTCCGAGCGTCCCTTGCCGGTCACCGGAGACGCTGGTGACGCGGGATCGGGCACGGTGGACTCTGGCACGTTTGCATCTGGCACGGTGCCATTATCCTTCGAGATCGAAGTCAGCCCCCAACAGACGCAGCTTGGTGATGAAGTTCTCGTATCCACGGCTGATGATTCCCACGTTGCTCACGGTGGAGGTTCCCTCGGCCGTCAGGGCCGCGATGAGGTGGCTGAAGCCACCGCGGAGGTCCGGGACCTCGATGTCGGCTCCGACGAGCTTGGTGGGGCCGGCGATGACCGCGGAGTGGTTGAAGTTGCGCTGGCCGAAGCGGCACGGGTGTCCGCCGAGGCATTCGCGGTGGATCTGGATGGTCGCGCCCATTTCCACGAGCGCGTCTACGAAGCCGAAGCGCTGCTCGTAGACGGTCTCGTGCACGATCGAGACACCGTGGGCGTGCGTGAGGGCGATCACGAGCGGCTGCTGCCAGTCGGTCATGAACCCGGGGTGCACATCCGTCTCGATGATGACGGGCTTGAGGTCGCCGCCCGGGTGGTAGAACCGGATGCCGTCGTCGTGGATGTCGAACGCGCCGCCGACCTTGCGGAAGACGTTGAGGAAGGTGAGCATCTCGGCCTGCTTGGCGCCGCCGACGAAGATGTCGCCGTCGGTGGCCAGCGCGGCCGCGGCCCAGCTGGCGGCCTCGTTGCGGTCGAACAGGGCACGGTGCTGGTAGCCCTGAAGGCTCTCGACGCCCTCGATGCGGATGACCCGGTCGGTGTCGACCGTGATGATGGCGCCCATCTTCTGCAGGATGTTGATGAGATCCATGATCTCGGGCTCGATGGCCGCGTTCTTGAGCTCGGTGATGCCCTCGGCCCGCACGGCGGTCAGCAGAACCTGCTCGGTGGCTCCGACACTCGGGTACGGCAGCTCGACCTTGGTGCCCTTGAGGCCGTTCGGCGCCGACATGCGGATGCCGTCCGGCTGCTTCTCGACGACGGCGCCGAACTTGCGCAGCACCTCGAGGTGGTAGTCGATGGGGCGGTCGCCGATGCGGCAGCCGCCGAGCTCGGGGATGAAGGCTTCGCCGAGGCGGTGCAGCAGCGGGCCGCAGAAGAGGATCGGGATGCGGGAGGAGCCGGCGTGGGCGTCGATGTCGGCGTAGTGCGCGCTCTCCACGTCCACCGGGTCCAGCTGCAGGCTGCCGGGCTCGTCGCCCTCGGTGACCTTGACGCCGTGCGCCTCGAGCAGGCCGCGCACGATGCGCACGTCGCTGATGTTCGGCACGTCGCGCAGGATGCTGGGCGTCTCACCGAGGAGCGCGGCGACCATGGCCTTGGTGACCAGGTTCTTGGCGCCCTTGACCTCGATGCGGCCCACCAGGGGGCGGCCGCCGCGGATGGTGATCTTGTCGCCGATCAGGCCCACATTGGCTCCGTGACTTTGCGCGTTTCCGCGTTCTGAGAGGTCGTTGACGTTCTCGCGGACCTGGTTGGTTTCGCCGACGATGATCACAAATTTACCTGCCTTGCGGGGAGAGTGCGGGGGCGCCAAGGCTCCCGGTGGGATTCGAATTCTGCGATCCGCGCTTCGTCGCGCAAAGTCAGGCCGATGTCGTCGAGGCCTTCCAGCAGTCGCCATCTAGTGTATTCGTCGACCTCGAATGAGACTGTGAGGTCACCGACACTGGCAGTACAGGCAACCAGATCGACCGTCAATTCTATTCCGGGGTCGGCCTCGAGAACGGCCCAGAGGGTCTCCGCGTCGGCCTCGCTGATCTGGCCGGCGAGCAGGCCCTGCTTGCCCGAGTTGCCCCGGAAGATGTCGCCGAACCGGGGGCTGAGCACCACGTCGAAGCCGAAATCGCGCAGCGCCCACACGGCGTGTTCCCGGGAGGATCCGGTGCCGAAATCGGCTCCGGCCACCAGCACGCGGGGGCTCTGGTAGGCCTCCTGGTTGAGAATGAACTCAGGATCCTGACGCCAACCGTAGAACAGGGCGTCCTCGAATCCGGTCTTGGTGACGCGTTTGAGGAACACCGCGGGGATGATCTGGTCGGTGTCGACGTTCGAGCGCCGCAGGGGCACGGCGACGCCGGTGACGGTGGTGAATTTCTGCATGTCGGGTCTCCTACAGGCTTGCCGGGACGAGGCCGGCGGGGACCGTGCCGTCTTGCACGAGGTCCCACGGGCTGGACAGGGTGCCGCGGATGGCCGTGGCCGCCGCGACGAGCGGGGAGACCAGGTGGGTGCGTCCGCCCTTGCCCTGCCGGCCCTCGAAGTTGCGGTTGCTGGTGGACGCGCAGCGCTCCCCCGGGGCGAGCTGGTCGGGGTTCATGCCCAGGCACATCGAGCAGCCGGCGAAACGCCATTCGGCGCCGAAGGCGAGGAAGATCTTGTCGAGGCCTTCGGCCTCCGCTTCGATCCGCACGCGGGCGGAGCCGGGCACAACGAGCATCCGCACGCCGTCGGCGATGGTCTTGCCCTTGATGATCTCGGCGGCGGCGCGCAGGTCTTCGACCCGGCTGTTGGTGCAGGAGCCGAGGAACACGGTGTCGACGTGGATGTCCTTCATCGCGGTTCCCGCTGCCAGATCCATGTACTCGAGGGCGCGTTCGGCGGCGCTGCGTTCGTTGGCGTCGTCGATCTCGGCGGGGTTGGGCACGGTGTCGCTGAGCGACACGCCCTGGCCGGGGTTGGTGCCCCAGGTCACGAAGGGCTCGAGGGTGTCGGCGTCGAGGATGACCTCGGCGTCGAAGGTCGCGCCCTCGTCGGTGGCCAGGGTGTCCCAGTACTCGACGGCGGCGTCCCAGTCGGCGCCCTGCGGCGCGTGCGCGCGGCCTTCGAGGTAGGCGTACGTGGTGGCATCCGGGGCGACCATGCCGGCGCGGGCGCCGGCCTCGATCGACATGTTGCAGATGGTCATGCGGCCCTCCATGGAGAGAGCGCGGATGGCGCTGCCACGGTACTCGAGCACGTAACCCTGGCCGCCGCCGGTGCCGATCTTGGCGATGACGGCGAGGATGATGTCTTTGGCCGTCACGCCGGGGCGCAGCGTGCCGTCGACCGTGATGGCCATGGTCTTGAAGGGCTTGAGCGGCAGCGTCTGGGTGGCCATGACGTGCTCCACCTCGCTGGTGCCGATGCCCAGGGCCATGGCGCCGAAGGCCCCGTGGGTGGAGGTGTGCGAGTCGCCGCAGACGACGGTGATGCCGGGCTGGGTGAGACCCAGCTGCGGGCCGACCACGTGCACGATGCCCTGTTCGATGTCGCCCAGCGAGTGCAGGCGGATACCGAACTCGGCGCAGTTCTTGCGGAGCGTCTCGATCTGGGTGCGGCTGGTGAGATCGGCGATGGGCCGGTCGATCGCCAGTGTGGGCGTGTTGTGGTCCTCCGTCGCGATCGTCAGGTCGGGCCGGCGCACCGGGCGCCCGGCCAGCCGGAGACCGTCGAAGGCCTGCGGGCTGGTGACCTCGTGCACGAGGTGCAGATCGATGTAGATGAGGTCGGGCGTGCCGTTCTCGCCCTTGGCAACCAGGTGCTTGTCCCAGACCTTCTCGGCCAGGGTGCGCGGACGGGAACTTTCGATCGCCGCGTCGGTGATCACTGCAGTAGTCATGTTTGTGCGTCTTCCTCGGGAACGGTGGTCAGCCAACGACAGACTCCGCGACGAGTGAGGCCTTTAGGAACGGGACTCGTCGCGGCACAGAAGAAGAAGTCGACTAAACAGCACACCATAGGCTAACACTGCACCCCGCACCCGTCGCGATCTGTGACCTGAGCCGCTCCGATTCGCGGATTCCAGTGCTGTGCCCACGGTTCGCGCCGGGTCGACGTATGGTGTGCGCATGACGGAGACAGCCGCTCCAGCGAAGACCGGCCGAGTGCTGGTCGTGATCCTGCTCGCCCAGTTCATCATCGTGGTCGACTCGACCTTCATGAACGTGTCGTTGTCGACCCTGGTGGCGGATTTCGACACCACGGTCACCGGCATCCAGAACGCCATCACGCTGTACACCCTGGTGATGGCCGCGTTCATGATCGCCGGCGCCAAGGTGGGCGACATCATCGGCCGCAAACGCGCGTTCGTTCTCGGTCTCACCGTCTACTCCGCCGGGACGACGATTACCGCGCTCTCCCCCACCCTGGGTGTCTTCATCCTGGGCTGGTCGATCCTCGAAGGTCTCGGCGCGGCCATGATGCTCCCGGCCATGATGTCGCTGATCGTCTCGAACTTCGCCGCCGGTCCCGCCCGTGCCAAGGCGTACGCCGGTTTCGCGGCGATCGCGGGAATCGCGGCGGGGATCGGGCCGATCATCGGGGGCCTGTTCACCTCCTACCTGTCGTGGCGGTTGGCCTTCGCCAGCGAACTCCTCGTGGCGTTGTACATCTTCACCCAGCTGAAGATCATCAAGGATGCGCCGTTCCTCGGCCGGAAACCGCGCTTCGACTGGGCGGGCTTCATCCTCAGCTCCGCCGGACTGATCACCGTGGTCCTGGGCATCGTGCTGGCCTCGGCCTACGGGCTCGTCGTCAGCCGTGTCGACGTCGAGGTGCTCGGACAGGTCGTCCTCACCGCCGGCCAGATCTCGCCCACCGTGATCCTCGTATCGATCGGGTTACTCTTCCTCATCGTCTTCATCCTGGTGGAACGGAGCCGCGACCGGCATCACCACGACACTCTCCTCGACCTGACTCTGTTCAGCCTCCGGGCGGTCTCTGCGGGAACGTCCGTGCAGCTGCTGCAGTACCTCGTGCTGACCGGGTCGATCTTCGCGTTGTCCCTCTACGTGCAGATGGAACTGAACTACTCGGCCATCCAGAGCGGGCTGACCCTGTTGCCCCTGTCCCTGGCCGTGCTGCTCTCGGCCGCGGTCAGCGGGCGGGTGTTCAGCCGCCGGTTCGCCCCGCGCTCGGTCATCCTGGCCGGGTTCGCCATCATCGTGCTCGGTGCCGCAATGATGGGCCTGTTGGCGCGGGATGCCACGAGCGGTACCGATTTCATCGTGGGGCTGGCGCTGGTCGGGTTCGGTGCGGGCACGATAGCCTCCCAGAACCAGAACCTCATCATGTCGTCGGTGCAACCGCAGCGGTCCAATGAAGCGTCCGGAGTGATCAACACCTCGCAGAACATCGGGGCGTCCCTCGGCACGGCACTGGCCGGGGCGCTGATCCTGTCGGTATTCGTGCTGACCGCCACGAGCCTCATCGACGACAGCACGGTGTTCACCTCGTCGGAGCAGGCACAGCTGGATACCGCCGTGACCGAGAAGGCCCAGATCATCAGCGACGGCCAACTCAGCACTGCGATCTCGGGGTACCCGGCCGAGCAGCAGGACGCGATGATCCAGATCAACGCCCAGGCCAGGCAGACCTCGCTGACCGTGGTCTATGCCGGACTGGCGCTGGCCGGTCTGCTCGGTTTCGGTGCCGCCCTGCGGCTGCCGAGGACACCGCCGCTGTCGAGCGCCCCGACGCCTGCCGGGATGTCGCCACCGCAGAACGGCGACGAGGAGGACACCGCGGCGTAGCAGCATCTGGTTCCCGTGCGAACTTCTGGGTCCGGCACACCGGGCGCAGATGTCCGCTGTGGAACCACTCAGGCCCGGCTGGCCACGACGGCGAACTCGCCGAGGAGCAGACGGGCTCCGTCGCCGAGGACCGTGCGGATGCCCGGCTCCAGCGGCACTCGCTGCCCCGCGGCATCGGACAGGCTGACACCGTTGGTGGAGTGCAGGTCGGTGACCGTGAGCTCCCCCGAGGCGGAGAGTTCCACCAGTGCATGCGACTTGGAGACCGAGAGCGCTGGATCCTGCACGCTGACCATGGTGGCCGCGCGCCGGGTGACCGGTGCCGGGTCGCGGCCGAGCACGAGAGACCCCGTCACGGCAACGGCCTGCCCGTCCGCGAGCCGGAGGGTCCACCCGGACGCCGCCTCGGCGGGCGGGCCGACCGGTGGCATCGCCGGGGTGATGGCCTGGGGGGCCGTCGGCGGCGCCGCGGCCGATGCCGGCGATGCTCCCGATGCTGCCGGCGACGGTGCGGGCGGGGTGATCGCCGCGGGCGGGGTGATCGGGGCGGCCGG
It includes:
- the rsmD gene encoding 16S rRNA (guanine(966)-N(2))-methyltransferase RsmD, with the protein product MTRIIAGFAGSLTLTVPAKGTRPTSDQVREALFSALEARDAVRDYRVLDLYAGSGALGLEAASRGARVVTLVENGFAASQTCRKNAQAVQKAAPKNSALRISVSSQAVQSFLAGTPDGFDLVLIDPPYDLPDTELAANLAALVPLLDPDALVVVERSSRSPEPTWGPGLELVRRKDYGDTTLWYADVAVPA
- a CDS encoding flavodoxin domain-containing protein codes for the protein MDSFVRHIRKVEPVRVAVVCASHYGATRGIAERIAAELALAGLTVRVYDAAEPPHAEDVAGVDAFVIGSAVYMGHWLRDATTFVRRYQPTLLEHPVWLFSSGPLGTPATDAEATDILADTVPAEIIDFDSTVRPVGHRVFFGAIDPDSLSLAHRTIRRFPGAAEKIPAGDFRDWPQVEAWAREIARSLVKPAA
- the thiL gene encoding thiamine-phosphate kinase, with amino-acid sequence MTNAAAVPSWATEDTLADLSEGEVLARIFPRLPQADTELLGPGDDAAVLSAADGRFVVTCDMMIQGPDFRLAWSTPHDLGWKAAATNLSDVAAMGARPTALVVAIAAPPSTPISVILGIADGLRDGCEALAPGCGVVGGDLSAADALTLSITAFGDLEGRPPVLRSGARPGDVVAHAGRLGDAGIGLGLLFRFGVDEQGVPSREQADLLKDRHGALVAAQLAPVPPINLGPVAAAAGATAMLDVSDGLAIDAGRLARASGVGIDFDSTALGDNRELALGGGEDHGLLATFPPHSSLPEGFRRLGAVTAEAGIVLVDGEPHTQGGWDPYRGWDGQAG
- a CDS encoding DUF3515 family protein, which produces MTPPFTPMSPAAHSAAHSAPHPARPLTPGQSAGRPRRIRLRTACAGVVALGAILLTGCSAAVPMQPAADAVNPACADIIVRLPTTVADQPERETNAQATGAWGDPAAVLLTCGVAVPGPTTLPCVSINGIDWIEDDSDKPRYRYTTYGRDPATEVYIDSELVSGSTTLVDLASAIANVPATTQCVGADDVTLPGNTP
- a CDS encoding DMT family transporter; translated protein: MTAWLLLAGAIASEVAASLSLKGALDQPAWYVLVVAGYACSFALLAAVLRLGFPLGVAYGIWGAVGVAATALLAAVIFGEALTPLMLAGMALIICGVLCVELGSQQAGRRAAARGAQAGHPPVPPEAAP
- a CDS encoding DMT family transporter; the protein is MGWLFLAGAILTEVTATLSLRAAVHGRRAWYLVVALGYLAAFSLLSLALGAGLPLGVAYGVWAAVGVALTALASKVLFGEPLTWLMAAGMALIMGGVLLVELGAAP
- a CDS encoding D-alanine--D-alanine ligase family protein gives rise to the protein MTDKLTVALLFGGRSSEHSISCATAGGVLAAIDRDRYTVIPVGITRDGAFVLEDDDPEKFALTASALPEVTDNGTRVLWPDSAGNRELSIVDASGRRSLGTVDLVFPILHGPYGEDGTVQGMLELVDLPFVGSGVLASALGMDKHYTKTVLQHASLAVAPWRTITADDWAEAPGMAYAALEELGLPAFVKPARAGSSVGVSRVSSPDQLAEAMAVALAEDDKVLIEVGLVGRELEVAVLQGRPGEPTHASVAGEVVVTGRDFYDFAAKYLDAAGIDLVCPAVLPADDLAEMQRIAVRAFEAIDADGLARVDFFLTEQGWVINEINTMPGFTPISMFPSCWLASGYTYPQLIDELIEVALARSARRRRPEPAAATAE
- a CDS encoding NAD(P)H-dependent glycerol-3-phosphate dehydrogenase, whose translation is MKPRVQPGTRVAVLGAGSWGTTFAKILTDGGADVVLWARRPELAREITEGRRNSDYLPGINLPVGLRATSRLDLALAGAEHVFVSVPSQSLRENLIQAEPFLAPTATIVSLMKGVERASGLRMSEIIEQVLPIDPARIAAISGPNLALEIAKEQPTAAVVSSSSLETAHAVALLATTKYFRSYVNTDVIGTEFGGVLKNLIAVAIGIVDGVGYGENTKASIITRGLVEMTDFAVAYGAQPETLAGLAGLGDLIATCQSPLSRNNTAGRLLGQGYSYNDVIAQMQQTTEGLASVSPILELARAKGVDMPIVEQVRQVLAGTLKPRDIAPHLTTDSGAPQGERTIDDGQTHGSAAVWGAVKRTFDQLRHSGRGAGRN
- a CDS encoding lysophospholipid acyltransferase family protein, which gives rise to MPDANVPESTVPDPASPASPVTGKGRSEKSKPSIFWLLAAIVVPAMNVAARYKITDGHKFPRQGAFVFSPNHYSEIDPIVMGMVSWKLGRLPRFLAKASLFKLPVAGWLLTKSGQIPVQRGGSVRGSEPVKAARRLVERGQMVVVYPEGSLTRDPELWPMRGKSGAVRIALEQGIPIVPAAHWGTQQLMERYSNKLHLFPRKTILVKIGDPLDLAEFRGRNLDTATLNEATAVVMDAITALLEDLRQEKAPVKRWNPSEHDQKETGRFEA